A window from Hymenobacter volaticus encodes these proteins:
- a CDS encoding SRPBCC family protein yields MQLYLRTHVAASPAQVSAGFTQELFLALAPPFPPFRLLRFDGCHRGDQVHIELGAGPLRRRWTSLITEDGTMPDGTHYFVDKGQVLPAPLRYWQHRHLMQPAPGGGCYIVEDIEFRTGLGLLDRLLYPVMWAQFAWRRPIYRRWFGSASGR; encoded by the coding sequence ATGCAACTCTACCTTCGCACGCACGTAGCCGCTTCACCCGCTCAAGTTTCTGCTGGTTTCACACAAGAGCTATTTCTGGCCTTGGCCCCGCCGTTCCCTCCATTCCGCCTACTGCGTTTTGATGGATGCCACCGCGGCGACCAAGTGCATATCGAGCTCGGCGCAGGACCATTGCGGCGGCGCTGGACTTCGCTCATTACGGAGGATGGCACTATGCCCGATGGCACGCATTATTTCGTGGACAAAGGCCAAGTGTTGCCGGCACCACTCCGCTATTGGCAGCACCGGCACCTGATGCAGCCTGCACCGGGTGGCGGCTGCTACATAGTAGAGGACATTGAATTCCGTACGGGACTTGGCTTACTCGACCGGCTTTTATACCCCGTGATGTGGGCGCAATTCGCTTGGCGTCGCCCGATTTACCGGCGCTGGTTTGGGTCGGCAAGTGGGCGCTAG
- a CDS encoding GNAT family N-acetyltransferase gives MYTVRILDYKPAHQPVFRALNEEWITQYFVMEAPDYQMLDEPQRYILAPGGAILMAEHEGQLVGTCALLNEGHGIFELAKMAVSPAAQGLGIGYALGQAAIQKARQLGAHHLELLSNSRLMSALALYRKLGFRNVPVPTSPYQRTDVKMALDL, from the coding sequence ATGTATACCGTCCGAATCCTCGACTACAAACCGGCCCATCAACCGGTGTTTCGCGCCCTTAACGAAGAGTGGATAACGCAGTATTTCGTCATGGAAGCGCCCGATTATCAGATGCTTGATGAGCCACAGCGCTATATACTGGCGCCCGGAGGCGCTATTCTCATGGCCGAGCACGAGGGCCAGCTGGTTGGTACGTGTGCGCTGCTCAACGAAGGCCACGGTATATTCGAGTTGGCCAAGATGGCCGTATCGCCGGCTGCGCAAGGTCTCGGTATAGGTTATGCGTTGGGGCAGGCTGCTATCCAGAAAGCTCGTCAGTTGGGTGCTCACCATCTCGAACTGCTTTCAAATTCGCGCCTAATGTCTGCGCTGGCCTTGTACCGCAAGCTGGGCTTCCGCAACGTGCCCGTCCCAACTAGCCCCTACCAGCGAACTGACGTGAAGATGGCGCTCGATTTGTAA
- a CDS encoding class I SAM-dependent rRNA methyltransferase — translation MPATVTLKPGKDQSLRRRHPWVFSGAIARMQGEVIEGEVVMVQAANGEILGMGHYAPGSIAVRMLDFGPAAQLPDAGFWESRIRNAYQLRQGLGLTGTGTTNVYRLTHAEGDGLPGLIIDVYGDVAVVQAHSAGMYKARPLIAAALQTVIPNLRAIYDKSAETVPAKAAPGAQNGYLFGESSGAEHIVQENGHPFAVDWETGQKTGFFIDQRDNRSLLARYAPGRRVLNTFCYTGGFSSYALQAGAELVHSVDSSKKAIELTERNAALTGLESKHAAYAEDVFSFLKASEEQYDLIVLDPPAFAKHLSARHNALMGYKRLNAAGIKQIAPGGLLFTFSCSQVVSAELFEGAVLAAAIEAGRPARILHRLTQPADHPVSLFHPEGEYLKGLVLAVE, via the coding sequence ATGCCCGCTACCGTCACTCTTAAGCCCGGTAAAGATCAGTCTCTTCGTCGTCGTCACCCGTGGGTGTTTTCCGGGGCCATTGCTCGCATGCAGGGCGAGGTGATAGAAGGCGAAGTAGTGATGGTGCAAGCTGCCAACGGCGAAATACTAGGCATGGGCCATTATGCTCCCGGGTCTATTGCCGTGCGCATGCTGGACTTTGGTCCTGCTGCCCAACTGCCCGACGCCGGCTTTTGGGAATCTCGTATTCGGAATGCCTACCAGCTCCGGCAGGGCCTGGGCCTCACGGGTACCGGCACCACCAACGTTTACCGCCTCACGCACGCCGAGGGCGACGGCCTGCCCGGCCTTATCATTGATGTGTACGGCGACGTAGCCGTGGTACAGGCCCACAGCGCGGGCATGTACAAGGCCCGACCCCTCATTGCGGCTGCCTTGCAAACCGTGATTCCCAACCTCCGCGCCATCTACGACAAGAGTGCCGAAACGGTACCCGCTAAGGCCGCGCCCGGAGCGCAAAACGGCTACTTGTTCGGCGAAAGCTCCGGCGCCGAGCATATCGTGCAGGAAAACGGCCACCCCTTCGCCGTGGATTGGGAAACCGGTCAGAAGACTGGCTTCTTTATCGATCAGCGCGACAACCGCAGCTTGCTGGCCCGCTACGCGCCCGGCCGCCGCGTGCTCAACACGTTCTGCTACACCGGCGGCTTCAGCTCCTACGCGTTGCAGGCCGGCGCCGAGCTGGTGCATTCCGTGGATTCCAGCAAGAAGGCCATCGAGCTAACCGAGCGTAATGCCGCCCTTACCGGCCTCGAAAGCAAGCACGCCGCCTATGCCGAAGACGTATTTAGCTTCCTGAAAGCCAGTGAAGAACAATACGACCTTATCGTGCTCGACCCGCCTGCTTTTGCCAAGCACCTTTCGGCCCGCCACAATGCCCTGATGGGCTACAAGCGCCTGAATGCGGCTGGTATCAAACAGATTGCACCGGGTGGGTTGCTGTTCACGTTCAGTTGCTCGCAAGTGGTATCAGCTGAGTTGTTTGAGGGCGCTGTGTTGGCGGCGGCCATCGAAGCTGGTCGACCTGCCCGCATCCTGCACCGCCTTACCCAACCCGCCGACCATCCCGTGAGCTTGTTCCACCCGGAGGGCGAGTATCTGAAAGGCTTAGTGCTGGCTGTGGAGTAA
- the crtD gene encoding 1-hydroxycarotenoid 3,4-desaturase CrtD: protein MARNKNYVSPSSQPVAVVGAGIAGIATAVRLAVRGHRVTVFEAQESFGGKMHQLELPGGYRFDGGPSLFTLPHLVDELFELAGRNPHDYFRYQRLDPITQYFFADGTRLTAWADEQKFAAEVETKLQVPAADVLAFLARSRRSYSATAGTFLQKSLHRAKTYLSPEVLKALAAVPQLGLLETMHQRHQSAFPQDARLVQLFDRFATYNGSDPYQAPATLSMIPHLEHGLGAYYPEGGIYAIAQSLVRLAEELGVQFRYQEPVLEILTADGRVTGVRTTQDVYDFGLVISNMDVVPTYRRLLPTQPAPERTLSQPRSSSALIFYWGVARRFTELGVHNIFFSENYQQEFEAIFQQKTVSTDPTVYVNITSGHTPTDAPPGHENWFVMVNVPHNQGQDWPALINQTRQAVLARVSKALDTDVAPLIRAEHVWDPPGIAERTSSFGGPCTVAPATTSWRLSCATPTFRVSWKGCTFAAARCIPGAAFRFACFLPESFLTYL, encoded by the coding sequence GTGGCCCGCAATAAAAACTACGTTTCTCCTTCCTCTCAACCCGTTGCCGTCGTTGGGGCGGGCATAGCCGGTATTGCTACGGCGGTTCGGTTGGCCGTGCGGGGGCACCGCGTTACGGTATTTGAGGCGCAGGAATCGTTTGGGGGCAAGATGCACCAATTAGAACTGCCTGGTGGCTACCGGTTCGATGGGGGGCCGTCGTTGTTTACGCTACCACACCTCGTCGATGAGCTATTTGAGTTAGCTGGTCGTAATCCCCACGACTATTTCCGTTACCAGCGCCTCGACCCTATTACGCAGTACTTCTTCGCCGATGGTACCCGCCTCACGGCCTGGGCCGATGAGCAGAAGTTTGCCGCCGAAGTGGAAACCAAGCTTCAAGTACCGGCCGCCGACGTGCTGGCTTTTCTTGCACGCAGCCGGCGTTCCTATTCAGCTACGGCGGGCACGTTTCTGCAAAAGTCGTTGCACCGGGCCAAGACCTACCTCAGCCCCGAAGTGCTGAAAGCACTGGCCGCTGTGCCGCAGCTGGGCTTGCTGGAAACCATGCACCAACGGCACCAGTCGGCTTTCCCGCAGGATGCGCGCCTTGTGCAGCTCTTCGACCGGTTTGCCACCTACAACGGTTCCGACCCGTACCAAGCACCGGCCACGCTCAGCATGATTCCGCACCTAGAGCATGGGCTGGGTGCATACTACCCGGAAGGCGGCATCTATGCCATTGCGCAAAGCTTGGTTCGGCTGGCCGAAGAGTTGGGCGTGCAGTTTCGCTACCAAGAACCCGTACTGGAAATCCTGACGGCTGATGGCCGTGTAACCGGTGTCCGGACCACGCAAGATGTTTATGATTTCGGGTTGGTAATCAGCAACATGGATGTGGTGCCTACGTACCGGCGCTTGCTGCCTACACAGCCCGCACCGGAGCGCACGCTAAGCCAACCCCGCTCGTCTTCGGCCCTGATTTTCTACTGGGGAGTGGCACGGCGGTTTACGGAGCTGGGGGTGCACAACATCTTTTTCTCGGAAAACTATCAGCAGGAATTCGAGGCCATTTTCCAGCAAAAGACGGTTAGCACCGACCCAACGGTGTACGTCAACATCACGAGCGGGCACACACCCACCGATGCGCCGCCCGGCCACGAAAACTGGTTTGTGATGGTGAACGTACCCCATAACCAGGGGCAGGACTGGCCGGCCCTTATCAACCAAACCCGACAAGCCGTGCTGGCACGCGTAAGTAAAGCCCTTGATACTGACGTGGCGCCGCTCATCAGGGCCGAGCACGTCTGGGACCCGCCGGGCATTGCCGAGCGTACGTCGTCGTTTGGCGGGCCTTGTACGGTAGCTCCAGCAACAACCAGTTGGCGGCTTTCCTGCGCCACCCCAACTTTTCGCGTAAGTTGGAAGGGCTGTACTTTTGCGGCGGCTCGGTGCATCCCGGGGGCGGCATTCCGCTTTGCCTGCTTTCTGCCCGAATCGTTTCTGACTTACTTATGA
- a CDS encoding carotenoid biosynthesis protein yields MPDPTQQYLAPAATQVSAQQRRLRIAQGVLLLFHITGFLGLGFSDNPAFYLQFVPLNLLLTVGLLLAFQPNRSVAFAWFCLVTAAVGFFVEVVGVRTGLVFGFYKYGPTLGPQWMGVPLLVGVNWLMLTYTTGVLTRYLPLPAFGRALVAALLMVGLDACLEPIAVRYNFWQWRFDVIPLQNFKGWFAVSLILQVFFNRSDFVKRNDLAPFVYMLQLLFFFGLGLLD; encoded by the coding sequence ATGCCTGACCCGACTCAACAATATTTGGCCCCGGCAGCAACACAAGTAAGTGCCCAACAACGGCGGCTACGGATTGCGCAAGGGGTGCTGCTTCTGTTTCATATCACGGGCTTCTTGGGGCTGGGTTTCTCTGATAACCCAGCCTTCTACTTGCAATTCGTACCCTTGAATCTGTTGCTCACGGTGGGGTTGTTGCTGGCATTTCAGCCCAACCGCAGTGTGGCGTTTGCGTGGTTTTGCTTGGTAACAGCGGCTGTCGGCTTCTTTGTGGAAGTAGTTGGCGTCCGCACTGGGTTGGTATTCGGCTTCTACAAATACGGTCCTACCTTAGGGCCACAGTGGATGGGTGTACCGCTGCTAGTAGGCGTTAACTGGCTGATGCTCACGTACACAACCGGTGTTCTGACGCGCTACCTGCCGCTGCCAGCTTTTGGGCGCGCGTTAGTGGCTGCCTTGCTCATGGTAGGGCTCGATGCTTGCCTAGAGCCCATAGCCGTGCGCTACAACTTCTGGCAGTGGCGCTTCGATGTTATTCCGCTTCAAAACTTCAAGGGATGGTTCGCGGTATCTCTTATTCTGCAAGTGTTTTTCAACCGCTCCGACTTCGTGAAGCGCAACGACTTAGCCCCCTTCGTGTACATGCTGCAGCTGCTTTTTTTCTTCGGATTGGGGCTTTTAGACTAG
- a CDS encoding arylesterase, protein MQNIIFFGDSLTAGYQLPASASFPSVLQQRIDSLDLPYKTFNYGVSGETSAGGRLRLASVLNRQPVDVFVLALGANDGLRGIPVRETTQNMQTIIDQVKLKYPEARIVLVGLEFPFDLGPLGGHRMARYALEFKALFRELAEKNSVPFVPFLLQGVIGRRELNLPDGVHPNAAGQKILADNVWAVLSDVLAAKV, encoded by the coding sequence ATGCAAAACATAATTTTCTTCGGTGACAGCCTGACGGCCGGCTATCAGCTACCCGCCAGCGCGTCCTTTCCGAGTGTGCTCCAGCAGCGGATTGACTCGCTGGACTTACCCTACAAGACTTTTAACTACGGCGTAAGCGGCGAGACTAGCGCGGGCGGCCGACTGCGCCTTGCCAGCGTGCTGAACCGCCAACCCGTTGATGTATTCGTGCTGGCGTTGGGCGCTAACGACGGCCTGCGTGGCATCCCGGTCCGCGAAACCACCCAAAACATGCAAACCATCATCGACCAAGTAAAGCTCAAGTACCCGGAGGCCCGCATTGTGCTGGTGGGGCTGGAGTTTCCCTTCGACTTGGGTCCGTTAGGTGGCCACCGTATGGCCCGTTATGCACTCGAATTCAAGGCTTTATTTCGTGAATTAGCCGAGAAGAACAGCGTGCCTTTCGTGCCGTTCTTGCTGCAAGGAGTAATCGGACGCCGCGAGCTAAACCTCCCCGATGGTGTGCACCCCAATGCCGCCGGCCAGAAGATTCTGGCGGACAACGTATGGGCAGTCTTGAGCGATGTACTAGCAGCTAAGGTCTGA
- the glgP gene encoding alpha-glucan family phosphorylase has product MAFEFKPYSPAAEFTTQAAYFSMEFALDQALKTYSGGLGFLAGSHMRSAYELKQNLVGIGILWSFGYYDQGRNEDQTMRADFRQKSYSFLEDTGITFPITIHDVDVHVKALYLAPDTFGTAPMFFLTTDIPENDFISRTISHHLYDADTAARIAQSILLGVGGGKLLDLLELNVDVYHLNEGHGLPLAFYLYEKHGRQLEEVRKRLVFTTHTPELAGNEEHPLQLLAKMSFFGSVPAEEITRVAGVENGQLNYTLTALRFSRLSNGVSKVHGTVANEMWGSNKGICPIIAITNAQNGTYWRDQQLHAALEANDDTALLARKRKLKKQLFDIVADQTGTLLNPDVLTVVWARRFAGYKRADLILRHFERFLGIINNTDRPVQVLWAGKPYPKDYGAIGLFNDIIRKVKPLNNCAVLTGYELTLSGYLKRGSDIWLNTPRYPREASGTSGMTAAMNGSVSLSIADGWVPEFARHGENSFIIPHTDPYQADNVKDDIEATSLLDVLENEIVPLYYGQPDKYLEVVKTAMREVEPEFESHRMATEYYQKLYNAK; this is encoded by the coding sequence ATGGCTTTCGAATTTAAACCCTACTCTCCCGCTGCCGAATTCACGACGCAGGCGGCGTACTTCTCCATGGAATTTGCCCTGGATCAGGCCCTCAAAACGTATTCCGGGGGCCTCGGCTTCTTGGCGGGCTCGCACATGCGCTCGGCCTACGAACTCAAGCAAAACCTGGTGGGCATTGGCATTCTGTGGAGTTTCGGCTACTACGACCAAGGTCGCAACGAAGACCAAACCATGCGCGCCGACTTCCGTCAGAAGTCGTATTCCTTCCTCGAAGACACCGGTATCACCTTCCCCATCACCATCCACGATGTGGATGTGCACGTGAAGGCCCTCTACTTGGCTCCCGACACGTTCGGTACGGCCCCGATGTTCTTCCTGACCACCGACATTCCCGAAAACGACTTTATCTCGCGCACCATCTCCCACCACCTCTACGACGCCGACACGGCCGCTCGTATCGCGCAAAGCATCTTGCTCGGCGTAGGTGGCGGTAAGCTGCTCGACTTGTTGGAGCTGAACGTGGATGTGTACCACCTCAACGAAGGCCACGGTCTGCCGCTGGCGTTCTACCTCTACGAAAAGCACGGTCGTCAGCTCGAAGAAGTGCGTAAGCGTCTGGTATTCACCACGCACACGCCCGAGCTAGCCGGCAACGAGGAGCACCCGCTGCAACTGCTGGCGAAGATGTCGTTCTTCGGGTCGGTGCCCGCCGAGGAAATCACCCGCGTAGCGGGCGTGGAAAACGGCCAACTAAACTACACGCTTACCGCCCTGCGCTTTTCGCGCCTCTCCAACGGCGTAAGCAAAGTGCACGGCACCGTTGCCAACGAAATGTGGGGCAGCAACAAAGGCATCTGCCCCATTATTGCCATCACCAACGCCCAAAACGGCACCTACTGGCGCGACCAGCAACTGCACGCCGCCCTAGAAGCCAACGACGATACGGCTCTACTCGCCCGCAAGCGCAAGCTGAAAAAGCAACTCTTCGACATCGTAGCCGACCAAACCGGCACTCTGCTCAACCCCGACGTACTAACCGTAGTGTGGGCCCGCCGATTCGCCGGCTACAAACGCGCCGACCTGATTTTGCGTCATTTCGAGCGGTTCCTTGGCATCATCAACAACACTGACCGTCCCGTGCAAGTGCTGTGGGCTGGCAAGCCCTATCCCAAGGACTACGGCGCCATCGGCCTGTTCAACGACATCATCCGCAAAGTTAAGCCGCTCAACAACTGCGCTGTGCTAACGGGTTATGAGCTAACCCTATCCGGCTACCTCAAGCGTGGTTCCGATATCTGGCTGAACACGCCCCGCTACCCCCGCGAAGCCTCCGGCACCAGCGGCATGACTGCCGCCATGAACGGTTCCGTCAGCCTCAGCATCGCCGACGGTTGGGTTCCCGAATTTGCTCGCCACGGCGAAAACAGCTTCATCATCCCCCACACCGACCCCTACCAGGCCGACAATGTTAAGGACGACATCGAGGCAACTAGCCTGCTCGATGTGCTGGAAAACGAAATCGTGCCGCTCTACTACGGCCAGCCCGATAAGTACTTGGAAGTTGTGAAAACCGCGATGCGCGAAGTAGAACCCGAGTTCGAGTCGCACCGCATGGCTACCGAATACTACCAGAAGCTGTACAACGCCAAGTAG
- a CDS encoding hydrolase, protein MKFTPLLATALLTLSVACSKVEPMPSAAPSVTTAAADVSAAGFPESFEAGTKTAYTTGSVTLGSGSWTLNDALLGNTTADAKTGSQSVRVRNVGTVGMNFNTTTGAGVVTVDHATYGTDASSQWELWVSQNSGSSYVKVGSTITSSSATLSTASFSVNLSGSVRLQIRKISGGTNRINIDNVTVEQYGSGGGTTPPPATGGKKFLFDGSHGELAGNADWVLDVNSGVASRYPSPAQSGITSTTAESYWTGAISAWGVALAKQGHTVEQLPAGAAISYGNTANPQDLSYYSVFVVDEPNIIFTAAEKTAILRFVQNGGGLFMISDHDISDRNNDGYDSPDIWNDLMQNNSVQANPFGFTVNLDNIVENSSNVRTGTNPILNGSQGAVSQLSFHNGATMTLNPTANSTVQGLIWRSSATQGNNLAMAASSTFGSGRVVIIGDSSPADDGTGSPGNTVYDGWGENVSHPRLHLNASLWLAKLQ, encoded by the coding sequence ATGAAGTTCACTCCTTTACTTGCCACCGCGCTACTGACACTGTCGGTTGCTTGCTCTAAAGTAGAGCCTATGCCAAGCGCCGCTCCTAGCGTAACCACTGCCGCTGCTGATGTTAGCGCCGCAGGATTCCCGGAGAGTTTTGAAGCCGGCACCAAAACCGCCTACACCACCGGCTCCGTCACGCTCGGCTCTGGCTCCTGGACCTTGAATGACGCCCTACTCGGCAACACCACCGCCGACGCCAAAACCGGCAGCCAATCGGTGCGGGTGCGCAACGTGGGCACAGTCGGCATGAACTTCAATACCACTACGGGCGCGGGCGTCGTGACGGTTGACCATGCGACGTATGGCACCGACGCTAGCTCGCAGTGGGAGCTATGGGTAAGCCAGAACAGCGGCAGCTCCTATGTGAAAGTGGGCAGCACCATCACGAGCAGCAGCGCTACGCTGAGCACGGCCTCGTTCAGCGTGAACCTGAGCGGCAGCGTACGGCTGCAAATCCGCAAGATTTCCGGCGGCACCAACCGCATCAACATCGACAACGTGACGGTGGAGCAGTATGGCAGCGGGGGCGGCACCACGCCCCCACCTGCTACCGGCGGCAAGAAGTTTCTCTTCGACGGTTCGCACGGCGAGCTGGCCGGCAATGCCGATTGGGTGCTCGACGTGAACAGCGGGGTGGCTTCGCGCTACCCGTCGCCGGCCCAAAGCGGCATCACTAGCACCACCGCCGAAAGCTACTGGACTGGCGCTATTTCGGCGTGGGGCGTGGCTTTGGCCAAGCAGGGCCACACCGTGGAGCAGCTACCGGCTGGCGCGGCTATCAGCTACGGCAACACCGCCAACCCACAGGACCTGAGCTACTACAGCGTATTCGTGGTCGATGAGCCCAACATCATCTTCACGGCCGCCGAGAAAACGGCCATCCTGCGGTTTGTGCAGAACGGCGGCGGCTTGTTTATGATTTCAGACCATGACATCTCGGACCGCAACAACGACGGCTACGACTCGCCCGACATCTGGAACGACCTGATGCAGAACAACTCGGTGCAAGCCAACCCCTTCGGCTTCACGGTGAACCTCGACAACATTGTGGAGAACAGCAGCAACGTCCGCACCGGCACCAACCCCATCCTGAATGGCTCGCAAGGCGCCGTGTCGCAGCTCTCCTTCCACAACGGCGCCACCATGACGCTTAATCCTACCGCCAACAGCACGGTGCAGGGCCTAATCTGGCGTAGCTCCGCCACGCAGGGCAACAACTTGGCTATGGCTGCCAGCAGCACCTTCGGCTCGGGCCGCGTGGTTATCATCGGCGACTCTTCACCCGCCGACGACGGCACCGGCTCGCCCGGCAACACCGTGTACGACGGCTGGGGCGAAAACGTAAGCCACCCCCGCCTGCACCTCAATGCCTCGCTCTGGTTGGCCAAGCTGCAATAG
- a CDS encoding glycoside hydrolase family 13 protein, producing MKSSHFLLPALVASLLAAPVAQAHSSTDLASSPTAPAKKPAGITRIDPTFWWVGMKNPKLQLLVHGPGIANSTASLRYEGVTLDGTQKLESPNYLVVNLTVSPTAKPGQLKLEFKGAKNFSYSYELKARSTPGDKTQVQGLSTQDFIYFLMPDRFSNGDPKNDYIKGMKAPAAARDSMYSRHGGDLKGIANHFDYFKTLGATALWLTPIVENDQPKASYHGYALTDYYTVDRRYGTNEEYRSFVRNAHQNGLKVVQDVVLNHLGSESYLFRDQPAKDWFHQWPTFTRSSFRDAAFNDPHGSQYDRKLFGEGWFDTTMPDLNQSNPLVATYVIQNNLWWVENTGIDAYRIDTYSYSDRNFLMQWGQALLDEYPQLGMFGETWVQGTAQQAYFARNILPSTDGFKSNLPGVTDFQLQYAINEALTKDAGWTEGISKLYYTLHDDWLYENPMRNVVFLDNHDMSRFYSVIGEDFAKYKMGLAWLLTTRGIPQLYYGTEVLMKNFSNPDGKVREDFPGGFPGDKKNLFTSRSGQEAEAFDYVSKLANYRRTHEFLHAGKLMQFIPDQGVYTYFRYSDAGTVMVMMNSNKEEKTVDMARFAERLNGFSSGVEVTTGAAIADLKTVKIPGRTAWVVELKK from the coding sequence ATGAAATCGTCCCACTTCCTGCTGCCAGCGCTGGTAGCTAGTCTGTTGGCGGCACCTGTTGCCCAAGCACATTCTAGCACTGACTTAGCCAGTTCCCCAACTGCTCCGGCCAAAAAGCCCGCCGGCATCACCCGCATTGACCCAACTTTCTGGTGGGTGGGCATGAAGAATCCGAAACTGCAATTGTTAGTGCACGGCCCCGGCATAGCGAATAGCACGGCTAGCTTGCGCTACGAAGGCGTGACGCTGGACGGCACGCAGAAGCTGGAAAGCCCTAACTACTTGGTGGTTAACCTTACTGTTAGCCCCACCGCTAAGCCGGGCCAATTGAAGCTGGAGTTTAAAGGAGCCAAGAATTTCAGCTACAGCTACGAGCTGAAAGCCCGCTCCACGCCCGGCGACAAAACGCAAGTACAGGGCCTTAGCACGCAGGATTTCATCTACTTCCTGATGCCAGACCGATTCTCGAACGGCGACCCTAAAAACGACTACATCAAAGGCATGAAGGCGCCCGCCGCGGCCCGCGACTCGATGTACAGCCGCCACGGCGGCGACCTAAAGGGCATTGCCAACCACTTCGACTACTTCAAGACGCTTGGCGCTACGGCCCTGTGGCTCACGCCCATCGTGGAAAACGACCAGCCCAAGGCCAGCTACCACGGCTACGCCCTCACCGACTACTACACCGTGGACCGCCGCTATGGCACCAACGAGGAGTACCGAAGCTTTGTCCGCAACGCCCACCAGAACGGGCTGAAGGTGGTACAAGACGTGGTGCTCAACCACCTGGGCTCGGAGAGCTACCTGTTCCGCGACCAGCCCGCCAAAGACTGGTTTCACCAGTGGCCCACCTTCACGCGCAGTTCCTTCCGCGACGCGGCCTTCAACGACCCGCACGGCTCCCAATACGACCGGAAACTGTTCGGCGAAGGCTGGTTTGACACTACTATGCCGGACCTCAACCAGAGCAATCCGCTGGTGGCCACCTACGTCATCCAGAACAACCTGTGGTGGGTGGAAAACACAGGCATCGACGCCTACCGCATCGACACCTACTCTTATTCAGACCGCAACTTCCTGATGCAGTGGGGCCAAGCGTTGCTTGATGAGTATCCGCAGTTGGGCATGTTCGGCGAAACGTGGGTGCAAGGCACGGCGCAGCAGGCCTATTTCGCCCGCAACATCCTGCCATCTACCGACGGGTTCAAGAGCAATTTGCCCGGCGTCACCGACTTTCAGCTGCAATACGCCATCAACGAGGCGCTGACCAAGGACGCTGGCTGGACGGAGGGCATCAGCAAGCTCTACTATACCCTGCACGACGACTGGCTCTACGAGAACCCCATGCGCAATGTGGTCTTCCTCGACAACCACGATATGAGCCGCTTCTACTCGGTGATAGGGGAGGACTTCGCCAAGTACAAGATGGGGCTGGCGTGGCTGCTCACCACCCGCGGCATACCGCAGCTTTACTACGGTACGGAGGTGCTGATGAAGAACTTCTCGAACCCCGACGGCAAAGTGCGCGAGGACTTTCCCGGCGGCTTCCCCGGCGACAAAAAGAACTTGTTCACGTCGCGCTCCGGCCAGGAAGCTGAGGCGTTTGATTACGTGAGCAAGCTGGCCAACTACCGCCGTACGCACGAGTTTTTGCACGCTGGCAAGCTCATGCAGTTCATCCCCGATCAGGGCGTGTACACCTATTTCCGCTACTCCGATGCGGGCACGGTGATGGTGATGATGAACTCCAACAAAGAAGAGAAAACCGTGGACATGGCGCGGTTTGCAGAACGGCTCAACGGGTTTTCTTCCGGCGTGGAAGTGACCACAGGGGCAGCAATTGCTGATTTGAAAACCGTAAAGATTCCGGGGCGGACGGCGTGGGTGGTGGAGTTAAAGAAATAG